The following are encoded in a window of Salmo trutta chromosome 9, fSalTru1.1, whole genome shotgun sequence genomic DNA:
- the LOC115200550 gene encoding uncharacterized protein LOC115200550 isoform X7, whose product METSCFSDIDNESASIVGDSEGEEEKNLYLDRLMLADLLDSPYSHHFSTPHTINGCTDGFSPQIAMLTCRRLDGLDQVRLTPEKIQSPFLSRSSGIPDDEKGMDSIIAQGHDGEDSEGMIEEEPSEGSVSESPSQHAGSGTSTRRLKRAATVAKTQKEIGTEPKRQTRLTDRQTQGSRQTRPMEEIRPTRQNRGTRQNDNQAQENKQETRQTDSQKQVTSGPTRQTDSQKQVTSGPTRQTDSQKQVTSGPTRQTDSQKQVTSGPTRQTDSQKQENGGVNHGQSQSRRGITRLNVLHRKNRYGETLLHIAAMQGDTQWIRDMLLLSPDINMADNAGWTPLHEAVSHGHYEITKYLIQAGALVNCTGDNGTTPLLDAVEQEDLQIAELLLRHGADPLLKNNDGQTAYSNTTEPCLIKLMEKNIPNNKRKALAVPTKRPADSSQLSPSRSGTGRKLRRLPVQADQTSTDQERYHQRRTTTRSETSNTDQQRDTTTRSETSNTDQRRTTTRSETSNTDQQRDTTTRSETSNTDQQRRTPTRSETCNTDQRRATTRSETSNTDQQRHATTRSETSNTDQQRRTPTRSETCNKDQQRHATTRPETCNTDQQRHATTRSETSNTDQQRRTTTRSETCNTDQQRHATTRSETCNTDQQRHATTRSETSNTDQQRRTTTRSETSNTDQQRRTTTRSETCNTDQQRHATTRSETSNTDQQRCTTTRSETCNTDQQRLTPTRSETSNTDQQRLASTRSETSNTDQQRHATTRSETSNTDQQRCTTTRSETCNTDQQRLTPTRSETSNTDQQRRASTRSETSNTDQQRLTPTRSETCNTDQQRHATTRSETCNTDQQRHATTRSETSNTDQRCTTTRSETSNTDQQRRTTTRSETSNTDQQRRTTTRSETSNTDQYRRTTTRPETSNTDQQRDTPTRSETSNTEQQRDTTTSTKVAGVLGEKEEPHGDGSTGPNRPLPSVQDGTRSTAPAMKRNLEEQAEEEDSRPNHAILSDTSTPRKVIKRITTKRKDIFDLLLQSNPFDLDSVLLAAQTGNGQATTGSLHDSVDSVVLRSQSAGFLLETADFKGKEEGKEWNTEKQEITKSSEELTLAQDGNLSQHTDHCQSQREEITLDRNLSQHTDHCQREEITLDRNLSQHTDHCQREEITLDRNLSQHTDHCQREEITLDRNLSQHTDHCQSQREKTTLDRNLCQREEITLDRNLSQHTDHCQSQREEITLDRNLSQHTDHCQREEITLDRNLSQYTDHCQREEITLDRNLSQYTDHCQREEITLDRNLSQHTDHCQSQREEITLDRNLSQHTDHGQSQREEITLDMNLSQHTDHCQREEITIDRNLCQHTDHCQREETTLDRNLCQREETTLGRNLSQHTDQSQREEITLDRNLSQHTDHCQSQREEITLDRNLCQHTDHCQSQREEITLDRNLSQHTDHCQREEITLDMNLSQYTDHCQREEITLDRNLSQHTDHCQSQREEITLDRNLSQHTDHCQSQREEITPDRNLSQHTDHCQREEITLDMNISQHTDHCQSQREEITLDRNLSQHTDHCQREITLDRNLCQHTDHCQSQREEITLDRNLSQHTDHCQREELTLIQEGHLSQYTDYTYEAGFNLGEYFNFNPTTSADGYQHNNTTWAEETSQNPDQNTCPEALVRLAGLDATRNSISTDKSKVTLTHRPARPEIDPMDNTRSAVEVDLSLMDQDDTCCTLIDNVLLVEHLSLSKAPVPLETTDAVNACVAGTSSPYIDDQCKLDNGLLSKEDLEEQCSVSLLPPHSDVTTTIHLDVTRQASIVDEKQTQPVEAPSAMKDDNDEYLGSCNTSSPSLLVAEELHGTVGISECAETNIDTLFMQRASQIPKASPIGSDVGLQANLLKCTGLHLQLIGDRLERETTAAVTGRDGERCHIDGGHREGGSVTHRESRDPDASSTDKTLYSDNKDNGADSFVDSDCTVVSELDQAETKNNDLGQVEKEEVAKAHVQLDSEATIVSIQDQVREVENQTPGAEVETLDTLIDYSEACEINGNGYTTTVMEDSTSLLPALDSCQAKDGVKEDEPEMNTMQSDTGSAKRHNSCSQHKRKAKSSRARPGKRQAKLLLKPKPKPNPWASQNISTSYTTGGADTSSSSVGPMPDTKIPLRNLHKRNGMGESHLHLACKKGDLALVRGLLEAGLNVNQIDHAGWTALHEASAAGSEAVVKELLQAGADVTSRGLEGLAPLHDAAASGHYKVAQLLLQYGANPRDKNALGQTAVDLACHDDIKQLLSTFPGPFVQRSSAPSERPSERCGVSRSGSEGRSRRKPVVPARLCCEGDWERHKARHTGVRDTDRDGQPGDGEPDRQPGDIQPRQKDSTTETLYPSEAITTALEDVERKQEEMSTWKLNKSEDADKLTMALSEIQSVLNVVLEKQQAEKDYLTKKYRIASDSFRQGVLRGQLTSLASRQKRLLGILQKQSDFKLQLRTRRGPTLTQHPKTQHSQAGRDQNISPLSTTTSSHAPSERSLAGSQEGSHASHLFSSTGSHDNRDKQEGSSQTSQVAPPRTQPPTRSAIMETLPWIATTPTPQHTTRYFLVPMPVAPPSSSLAPPTSTTQISKDIPTQHRDDNNNKNNTTFPSQQGNRNSKPQHGNMPDMGSKVLQQGPASDGEENRKLIRLIKRGIITPGEDVLQLMWRGCVHQASLLLEGWIRDSVTGKEFQAPELWVAAILGNNIPVSSAYAWDKVTYRDRSLSGYLLGVVDVTAPAASQKPAESTHRDGSSAQPQDVPSAGAPLSESSAVLRNIMQIKSIRLIGDEEFVPHHIMDRYWDSLTQTHTDDWLF is encoded by the exons ATGGAGACAAGTTGTTTCTCTGATATTGACAATGAGTCGGCGTCAATTGTTGGTGATTctgaaggagaagaagaaaaaaatctttaCCTGGACAG ATTGATGCTTGCAGATTTGCTAGACTCGCCATACTCACATCATTTCTCCACACCACACACCATCAATGGCTGTACAGACG GGTTTTCTCCTCAGATAGCGATGTTGACTTGTAGACGTTTGGATGGCTTGGACCAAGTGCGCCTCACACCTGAAAAG ATCCAATCCCCATTTTTGTCAAG GAGTTCTGGAATTCCAGATGACGAGAAGGGAATGGACAGTATTATCGCTCAAGGACatgatggag AAGACAGTGAGGGGATGATAGAAGAGGAACCCTCTGAGGGGTCAGTGTCAGAGAGTCCCTCACAGCACGCTGGGAGTGGTACCTCTACCAGACGTTTGAAGAGAGCAGCGACGGTAGCTAAGACACAG AAGGAGATAGGTACAGAGCCCAAGAGACAGACCaggctgactgacagacagacacaggggagtagacagaccagaccaatggAAGAAATCAGACCAACCAGGCAGAACAGAGGGACCAGACAGAATGACAACCAGGCACAGGAGAACAAACAG GAGACCAGGCAGACTGACAGCCAGAAGCAGGTGACCAGCGGACCGACCAGGCAGACTGACAGCCAGAAGCAGGTGACCAGCGGACCGACCAGGCAGACTGACAGCCAGAAGCAGGTGACCAGCGGACCAACCAGGCAGACTGACAGCCAGAAGCAGGTGACCAGCGGACCGACCAGGCAGACTGACAGCCAGAAGCAGGAAAATGGAG GTGTGAACCATGGTCAATCCCAGAGCAGGCGGGGCATCACCCGTCTGAATGTCCTCCACCGGAAGAACCGTTACGGGGAGACTCTACTCCACATTGCAGCCATGCAAGGAGACACCCAGTGGATCAGAGACATGCTGTTGCTGAGCCCCGACATCAACATGGCCGACAACGCAG GTTGGACTCCTCTTCACGAGGCAGTGTCCCACGGTCACTATGAGATCACTAAGTACCTGATCCAGGCAGGAGCTCTGGTCAACTGTACTGGAGACAATGGAACCACACCTCTACTTGATGCTGTAGAGCAGGAAGACCTGCAG ATAGCAGAGTTGCTGTTGAGGCACGGGGCAGACCCTCTACTGAAGAACAATGACGGACAGACAGCCTATAGCAACACCACAGAACCCTGTCTGATTAAACTCATGGAGAAAAACATCCCCAATAACAAGAGAAAGGCACTAGCAG TACCAACTAAACGACCTGCAGACTCGTCCCAACTCAGCCCGTCCCGAAGTGGAACAGGGAGGAAGCTCAGGAGGTTACCAGTTCAGGCAGACCAGACCAGCACTGACCAGGAGAGATATCACCAGAGACGCACAACAACCAGGTCTGAAACCAGCAACACTGACCAGCAGAGAGACACAACAACCAGGTCTGAAACCAGCAACACTGACCAGAGACGCACAACAACCAGGTCTGAAACCAGCAACACTGACCAGCAGAGAGACACAACAACCAGGTCTGAAACCAGCAACACTGACCAGCAGAGACGCACACCAACCAGGTCTGAAACCTGCAACACTGACCAGAGACGCGCAACAACCAGGTCTGAAACCAGCAACACTGACCAGCAGAGACACGCAACAACCAGGTCTGAAACCAGCAACACTGACCAGCAGAGACGCACACCAACCAGGTCTGAAACCTGCAACAAAGACCAGCAGAGACACGCAACAACCAGGCCTGAAACCTGCAACACAGACCAGCAGAGACACGCAACAACCAGGTCTGAAACCAGCAACACTGACCAGCAGAGACGCACAACAACCAGGTCTGAAACCTGCAACACAGACCAGCAGAGACACGCAACAACCAGGTCTGAAACCTGCAACACAGACCAGCAGAGACACGCAACAACCAGGTCTGAAACCAGCAACACTGACCAGCAGAGACGCACAACAACCAGGTCTGAAACCAGCAACACTGACCAGCAGAGACGCACAACAACCAGGTCTGAAACCTGCAACACTGACCAGCAGAGACACGCAACAACCAGGTCTGAAACCAGCAACACTGACCAGCAGAGATGCACAACAACCAGGTCTGAAACCTGCAACACTGACCAGCAGAGACTCACACCAACCAGGTCTGAAACCAGCAACACTGACCAGCAGAGACTCGCATCAACCAGGTCTGAAACCAGCAACACTGACCAGCAGAGACACGCAACAACCAGGTCTGAAACCAGCAACACTGACCAGCAGAGATGCACAACAACCAGGTCTGAAACCTGCAACACTGACCAGCAGAGACTCACACCAACCAGGTCTGAAACCAGCAACACTGACCAGCAGAGACGCGCATCAACCAGGTCTGAAACCAGCAACACTGACCAGCAGAGACTCACACCAACCAGGTCTGAAACCTGCAACACAGACCAGCAGAGACACGCAACAACCAGGTCTGAAACCTGCAACACAGACCAGCAGAGACACGCAACAACCAGGTCTGAAACCAGCAACACTGACCAGAGGTGCACAACAACCAGGTCTGAAACCAGCAACACTGACCAGCAGAGACGCACAACAACCAG GTCTGAAACCAGCAACACTGACCAGCAGAGACGCACAACAACCAGGTCTGAAACCAGCAACACTGACCAGTATAGACGCACAACAACCAGGCCTGAAACCAGCAACACTGACCAGCAGAGAGACACACCAACCAGGTCTGAAACCAGCAACACTGAGCAGCAGAGAGACACAACAACCTCTACTAAAG TTGCAGGGGTcttgggagagaaagaggagcctCATGGTGATGGCTCTACTGGTCCAAACCGTCCACTACCTTCTGTCCAGGATGGGACGCGGTCTACAGCACCAGCTATGAAGAGGAACCTGGAGGAACAGGCAGAGGAAGAAGACTCAAGGCCTAATCACGCCATTTTATCAGACACATCCACACCTAGAAAAGTCATTAAACGCATCACCACCAAACGGAAGGATATCTTTGATTTGCTCCTGCAGAGCAACCCGTTTGACCTGGACAGTGTTCTATTGGCGGCCCAGACAGGAAATGGTCAGGCGACAACAGGAAGTCTTCATGACTCTGTTGATTCGGTTGTGTTGAGAAGTCAAAGCGCAGGTTTCCTGCTGGAGACAGCAGATTTCAAAGGaaaagaggaaggaaaggaaTGGAACACAGAAAAGCAGGAAATTACAAAATCCTCAGAGGAGCTAACTCTAGCTCAAGATGGGAATCTCTCCCAGCATACTGACCACTgtcagagccagagagaggagataacTCTAGATAGGAATCTCTCCCAGCATACTGACCACTGCCAGAGAGAGGAGATCACTCTAGATAGGAATCTCTCCCAGCATACTGACCACTGCCAGAGAGAGGAGATCACTCTAGATAGGAATCTCTCCCAGCATACTGACCACTGCCAGAGAGAGGAGATCACTCTAGATAGGAATCTCTCCCAGCATACTGACCACtgccagagccagagagagaagacTACTCTAGACAGGAATCTCTGCCAGAGAGAGGAGATCACTCTAGACAGGAATCTCTCCCAGCATACTGACCACTgtcagagccagagagaggagataacTCTAGATAGGAATCTCTCCCAGCATACTGACCACTGCCAGAGAGAGGAGATCACTCTAGATAGGAATCTCTCCCAGTATACTGACCACTGCCAGAGAGAGGAGATCACTCTAGATAGGAATCTCTCCCAGTATACTGACCACTGCCAGAGAGAGGAGATCACTCTAGATAGGAATCTCTCCCAGCATACTGACCACtgccagagccagagagaggagaTCACTCTAGATAGGAATCTCTCCCAGCATACTGACCACggccagagccagagagaggagaTCACTCTAGATATGAATCTCTCCCAGCATACTGACCATTGCCAGAGAGAGGAGATCACTATAGATAGGAATCTCTGCCAGCATACTGACCACTgccagagagaggagactactctAGACAGGAATCTCTgccagagagaggagactactctAGGCAGGAATCTCTCCCAGCATACTgaccagagccagagagaggagaTCACTCTAGATAGGAATCTCTCCCAGCATACTGACCATTgtcagagccagagagaggagaTTACTCTAGACAGGAATCTCTGCCAGCATACTGACCATTgtcagagccagagagaggagaTCACTCTAGATAGGAATCTCTCCCAGCATACTGACCACTGCCAGAGAGAGGAGATCACTCTAGATATGAATCTCTCCCAGTATACTGACCACTGCCAGAGAGAGGAGATCACTCTAGATAGGAATCTCTCCCAGCATACTGACCACtgccagagccagagagaggagaTCACTCTAGACAGGAATCTCTCCCAGCATACTGACCACtgccagagccagagagaggagaTCACTCCAGACAGGAATCTCTCCCAGCATACTGACCACTGCCAGAGAGAGGAGATCACTCTAGATATGAATATCTCCCAGCATACTGACCATTgtcagagccagagagaggagaTCACTCTAGATAGGAATCTCTCCCAGCATACTGACCACTGCCAGAGAGAGATCACTCTAGATAGGAATCTCTGCCAGCATACTGACCATTgtcagagccagagagaggagaTCACTCTAGATAGGAATCTCTCCCAGCATACTGACCATTGCCAGAGAGAGGAGCTAACTCTAATTCAAGAGGGGCATCTTTCCCAGTATACTGACTACACATACGAAGCAGGGTTCAATCTAGGTGAATATTTCAATTTTAACCCAACAACGAGTGCTGACGGATACCAACACAATAACACTACCTGGGCAGAGGAAACCAGTCAAAACCCTGACCAGAATACATGTCCTGAAGCCTTAGTGCGGCTAGCTGGATTGGATGCCACAAGAAACAGCATCTCCACCGATAAGTCAAAGGTCACCCTCACCCACCGACCTGCTCGGCCAGAGATTGACCCCATGGACAACACCAGATCTGCGGTAGAGGTTGACCTTAGCCTAATGGACCAGGATGACACCTGCTGTACCCTTATAGACAACGTCTTACTTGTTGAACACCTGTCCCTGTCCAAAGCACCTGTCCCTTTGGAAACCACCGACGCTGTGAATGCCTGTGTGGCTGGGACATCATCTCCATATATTGATGATCAGTGTAAGCTAGACAATGGTCTCCTGTCCAAGGAAGACTTGGAGGAGCAGTGTAGCGTGTCTCTTCTTCCACCTCATTCAGACGTTACAACAACAATACACCTGGATGTCACAAGACAAGCTTCCATTGTTGACGAGAAGCAGACACAACCAGTAGAGGCACCATCAGCGATGAAGGATGATAATGATGAATATCTTGGCTCTTGCAACACTAGCTCACCATCTCTCCTAGTGGCTGAGGAGCTCCACGGCACTGTGGGGATATCAGAATGTGCAGAGACCAATATCGATACACTGTTTATGCAGAGAGCAAGTCAAATCCCCAAAGCTTCTCCCATTGGATCAGATGTTGGTTTACAAGCCAACCTGCTAAAATGCACTGGTCTCCATCTCCAGCTGATTGGAgacagactggagagagagaccacgGCTGCTGTGACTGGTAGAGATGGTGAGAGATGTCATATTGATGGTGGACATCGTGAGGGAGGCTCTGTAACACACAGAGAGTCTAGAGACCCGGATGCTTCTTCTACTGACAAGACTTTGTATTCGGACAATAAAGACAATGGTGCTGACAGCTTCGTTGACTCTGACTGCACCGTGGTCTCTGAGCTGGACCAAGCGGAGACAAAGAACAATGATCTGGGACAAGTTGAAAAGGAGGAGGTGGCAAAAGCTCATGTTCAACTTGATTCAGAAGCGACAATTGTTTCCATCCAAGATCAAGTGAGAGAAGTAGAAAACCAAACCCCCGGGGCTGAAGTTGAGACTTTAGATACATTAATAGATTACTCTGAGGCGTGTGAGATTAATGGTAATGGATATACTACTACTGTAATGGAAGACTCCACTAGCCTGTTACCCGCTTTAGATAGCTGCCAAGCTAAAGACGGTGTGAAGGAAGATGAACCAGAGATGAACACTATGCAAAGTGATACGGGCAGCGCCAAACGGCACAACAGCTGTAGTCAACACAAGAGGAAAGCCAAGAGCAGTAGAGCCAGACCTGGCAAGAGGCAGGCCAAGCTGTTGTTGAAACCAAAGCCAAAGCCAAACCCTTGGGCATCGCAAAACATCAGTACTAGTTACACAACAGGTGGTGCTGATACCTCGTCTAGTTCAG TAGGTCCCATGCCTGACACAAAGATTCCCTTGAGGAATCTCCACAAGAGAAACGGTATGGGAGAGAGCCACCTTCACCTGGCATGCAAGAAAGGAGACCTGGCTCTAGTGAGAGGCCTTCTGGAAGCAGGCCTAAATGTCAATCAGATAGATCACGCAG gcTGGACGGCGCTGCATGAGGCCAGTGCTGCAGGCTCCGAGGCTGTGGTCAAGGAGCTACTGCAGGCTGGGGCTGATGTTACCAGTAGAGGTCTGGAGGGCCTCGCTCCTCTACATGATGCTGCTGCCTCAGGACACTACAAG GTAGCGCAGCTCCTTCTCCAGTATGGCGCAAACCCCCGAGACAAAAACGCTCTGGGCCAGACCGCTGTAGACCTAGCCTGCCACGACGACATCAAACAACTCCTCTCCACATTCCCAGGCCCTTTTGTCCAAC GAAGTTCTGCGCCCTCTGAGAGGCCCTCTGAGCGTTGTGGTGTCTCTAGGTCTGGGTCTGAGGGTCGCAGCAGAAGGAAGCCAGTTGTCCCAGCCCGTCTCTGCTGTGAAGGCGACTGGGAAAGGCACAAAGCCAGACACACAGGTGTCAGGGATACAGACAGAGACGGACAGCCAGGAGACGGAGAACCAGACAGGCAGCCTGGTGACATTCAGCCCAGACAGAAAGACAGCACCACTGAGACA CTGTATCCCTCTGAAGCTATAACTACGGCTCTGGAGGATGTGGAGCGAAAACAAGAGGAAATGTCAACCTGGAAATTAAATAAGTCAGAGGATGCAG ACAAATTGACGATGGCGCTATCAGAGATCCAGAGTGTTTTGAATGTCGTGCTGGAGAAGCAGCAGGCAGAGAAAGATTACCTCACCAAGAAGTACAG GATAGCGTCAGACTCGTTCCGGCAGGGAGTGCTGCGTGGTCAGCTGACCTCGTTGGCGTCGCGTCAGAAGAGGCTGCTGGGTATCCTCCAGAAGCAAAGCGACTTCAAGCTCCAGCTCCGCACCCGGAGGGGCCCGACCCTGACTCAGCACCCCAAGACACAGCACTCCCAGGCGGGGAGAGATCAGAACATCTCCCCCTTATCAACCACCACTTCTAGCCATGCTCCCTCAGAAAGGAGCCTCGCAGGCAGCCAGGAGGGGAGCCACGCTTCCCACTTgttcagctctactggtagtcACGACAACCGAGACAAACAAGAAGGTAGTAGCCAGACATCTCAGGTAGCGCCGCCTCGAACACAACCTCCAACACGATCCGCTATCATGGAAACACTCCCTTGGATCGCCACCACGCCTACCCCTCAGCACACCACCAGGTATTTCCTGGTACCAATGCCCGTGGCTCCTCCCTCATCGTCTCTGGCTCCACCCACCAGCACCACTCAGATCAGTAAGGACATTCCAACACAACACCGGGatgacaataacaacaaaaacaacactacCTTTCCATCACAACAAGGAAACAGAAACAGCAAACCACAACATGGAAACATGCCTGACATGGGAAGCAAGGTGTTACAACAAGGGCCGGCCAGTGATGGAGAAGAGAACAGGAAGTTGATCAGGCTCATCAAGAGAGGGATCATCACACCAGGAGAGGATGTACTACAGCTGATGTGGAGG GGCTGTGTCCACCAGGCGTCTCTGCTCCTAGAAGGCTGGATCAGAGACAGCGTCACGGGCAAAGAGTTCCAGGCCCCAGAGCTCTGGGTTGCAGCTATCCTGGGAAACAACATCCCTGTTTCCTCAGCCTACGCCTGGGACAAg